From Pseudomonas sp. G2-4:
TTGCAGGATTCCAGCCACGGTTTCACCGAAATGATCGAGCAGATCATGGCGTTGGCCGAGACCCGCCTGAAGAAACTCGACCAGCGCCGTCGCGAAACCGTGCCGGCGTCGGAGTTGATCCTGGGCATGCAGTGCGGCGGCAGCGATGCGTTCTCTGGCATCACCGCCAACCCGGCGCTGGGCTACGCCTCGGACCTGTTGCTGCGGGCGGGGGCGACGGTGATGTTTTCCGAAGTCACCGAAGTGCGTGATGCGATTTACCTGCTGACCTCCCGGGCGCAAACTCGGGAAGTCGCCCAGGAACTGGTGCGCGAAATGGACTGGTACGACCGTTACCTGGCCAAGGGCGAGGCAGATCGCAGCGCCAACACCACGCCGGGCAACAAGAAGGGCGGGCTGTCGAACATCGTCGAAAAATCCCTGGGCTCGATCGTCAAGTCCGGCAGCAGCGCGATCAATGGCGTGCTCGGCCCGGGCGAGCGGTTCAAGCAAAAGGGCCTGATTTTCTGCGCCACACCGGCCAGTGATTTTGTCTGCGGCACGTTGCAACTGGCGGCGGGGATGAACCTGCACGTCTTCACCACCGGCCGTGGCACGCCGTACGGCTTGGCCATGGCCCCAGTGGTGAAGGTTTCGACCCGCACCGAACTGGCCCAGCGCTGGCCGGACCTGATCGACATCGACGCCGGCCGGATCGCCACCGGACGGGCAACCATCGAGGAGCTGGGTTGGGAGCTGTTCCACTACTACCTGGACGTGGCCAGTGGCAAGAAGCAAACCTGGGCCGAGCGGCACAAGTTGTACAACGACATCACGTTGTTCAACCCGGCGCCGATTACCTGATGATCTTGTGATCGTTGGAGATCCAGTGTGGGAGCAAGCTTGCTCGCGAATGTGGTGGATCAGCTTGCATTGATGTTGGATGAGCCGACGTCTTCGCGAGCAGGCTCGCTCCCACAGGGGGGCTGCGGTGAGTGTGGATTCTGTGTTCACCAAGGAACCAGTGTGGGAGCGAGCCTGCTCGCGATAGCGGCCTACCAGACGCCTGTGGCATTAGTGGCTTATTATTAGCCACCTAACGACACCCTCTGAAGGTTCCCCGGCATGCTGGCAATTTTTCTCGAAACCCTGAACATCACCGCGCCGGTGTTTGCCATGCTGTTTCTGGGGGCGTTGCTCAAGCGCATCTATTGGATCAACGACAACTTCATCCACATCGCCTCGTCCCTGGTGTTCAACGTCACCATGCCGGCCCTGCTGTTCCTCGGCGTCCTCCATGCCGACCTGCACGCGGCGTTGCAGGCGGACCTATTGATCTACTTCTCCGTGGCCACCCTGGTCAGCTTTGCGATGGCCTGGGGTTGGGCGATCTGGCGTTGCCCGCGGGAGGATCGCGGCATCTATACCCAAGGTGCGTTTCGCGGCAACAACGGGGTCATTGGTCTGGCGCTGGCGGCGAGCATGTACGGCGACTACGGGATTTCCCTGGGGGCGATTCTCGCGGCGCTGGTGATCCTGTTCTACAACACGTTGTCGACTATCGTGCTGGCGGTTTATAGCCCGGTGATCAAATCCGATCCGTGGAGCATCTGCAAAAGTGTGATCAGCAACCCGCTGATCATCAGCGTGATCGTTGCCGCGCCGTTCGCCTATTGGCAGATCGGCCTGCCGAACTGGTTCGAGACCTCGGCCAGGTACCTCTCACAAATGACCTTGCCCCTGGCGCTGATCTGCATCGGCGGCACGCTGTCGCTGGCGGCATTGCGCAAGAGCGGCAAGATGGCCCTGAGTTCGAGCCTGGTGAAGATGGTCGGCCTGCCGCTGCTGGCGACCCTGGGTGCCTGGCTCTGGGGGTTTCGCGGGGCGGAGCTGGGGATCCTGTTCCTGTACTTCGGCAGCCCCACTGCCGCCGCCAGCTACGTCATGGCCCGGGCGGCCGATGGCAACCATGAACTGGCAGCGGCGATCATCGTCATCACCACGTTGATGGCGGCGATTACCACCAACCTGGGGATTTTTGTGTTGCAGTGGGGTGGGTGGATCTAGGCTTGGGCTTGCGGTGTTCTTGAGGTCCAATCGCGAGCAAGCTCGCTCCCACGGTGGTTTGTAGGTGTATTCAAATTTCCCATACACCCCTGTGGGAGCGAGCTTGCTCGCGATAGCGATCTAACGGTCACTCCGGTTTCTGATAACTATCGATCACTTCCTGCGCCGCCCGAAACGCATCGATCGCCGCCGGCACGCCGGCATACACCGCGCAATGCAGCAACGCTTCGCGAATCTCTTCCACCGTACAACCATTGTTCAGCGCGCCACGCACGTGGCCTTTCAATTCCTGCGGGCATTTGAGGGCGGTGAGGGCGGCGAGGGTGATCAGGCTGCGGGTTTTCAGTGGCAGCCCTTCGCGGCTCCAGACGCTGCCCCAGGCATGTTCGTTGACGAAGTCCTGTAGCGGTTGGGTAAATTCCGTCGCGTTGCCCAGGGCGCGGTCGACGAAGGCATCGCCCATGACTTGGCGACGCATGTCCAGGCCGGTCTTTGGAGTGTCGGTCATGGCAAATCCCTCTTGTGGTGTTGGCGGCGCCAGGCGCGCAGGGAGGTGAACAGTAAAAACCCGAGCAAGGCCGGCAGCACATAGAACAGCATCAGCCGTTCCAACTGGCCAGCCAAGGGCATGCCGGTGGTGAACGACACCACGTGCAGGCCGTAGGCCAGGTACAAGCCCAGAAACAGCAGGCCTTCGGCGCGAGTGACGCGGTAGCCGGAATAGAACACCGGCAGGCACAGCACCGCCACGCCGAGCATCACCGGCAGGTCGAAGTCCAGGGCGTTGGGCGAGACCGAAAGTGGCGTCGGCGCGGCGAGGGCCGTCACCCCCAGCACACCCAGCAAATTGAACAGGTTGCTGCCGATGACGTTGCCCACTGCGATGTCCCGTTGGCCCCGCAGGGCGGCGATCAGTGAGGTGGCGAGTTCCGGCAGGGAGGTGCTGACGGCGACGATGGTCAGGCCGATGACGCGTTCGGAAAGCCCGAGGTCCGTCGCCACTTCCACCGCCGCCCCCAGCAGCAGGTGCCCGGCAAAAATCAGCATCGCCAGGCCCAGCACGATCATCGACAGGCTCTTGAACCAGGACATCTGGGCCACGTCGACGCCCACCGGGTGCGGTCGTCCTGAGTGTCGCGATTGGCGCAGCAACAGGCCCAGGTACACCGCCAGGGCCATGAGCAGCAGCATACCGTCCAGTCGAGTCAGTTCCTCGTTCCAGGCCAGCACGAACACCAGCAGGGCCGCGCCGATCATCAGCGGGATGTCCAGGCGCACCAACTGGCGCGAGACGCGCAGCGGAATGATCAGCGCCGACAACCCGAGGGTGACGAGGATATTGAAGATGCTGCTGCCGATCACGCTGCCCACGGCGATGTCAGCGTTCTGCGCCAGGGTCGCCTGCAGGCTGACGGCCATTTGCGGCGCGCTGCTGCCGAAGGCGACAACGCTCAGGCCGATGATCAGCGGCCGCACTTGCAAGCGTGCCGACAGGCCCACGGCGGCGCGCACCAGCAGCTCGGCGCCGGCGATCAGCAACAGCAGGCCGCCGAGCAATTC
This genomic window contains:
- the garD gene encoding galactarate dehydratase; translated protein: MQLIEHADSPRYIRLHERDNVVIVVNDQGVPAGTEFPDGLVTVDFVPQSHKVTLEDIPEGGEVIRYGQVIGYALQPIPRGSWVKEDQLRMPTAPPLDSLPLSTDVPMADAPLEGYTFEGYRNADGTVGTRNILGITTTVQCVTGVLDHAVKRIKDELLPQYPNVDDVVALTHSYGCGVAITATDAYIPIRTVRNLARNPNLGGEALVISLGCEKLQAGQVMHENDSSVDLSEPWLYRLQDSSHGFTEMIEQIMALAETRLKKLDQRRRETVPASELILGMQCGGSDAFSGITANPALGYASDLLLRAGATVMFSEVTEVRDAIYLLTSRAQTREVAQELVREMDWYDRYLAKGEADRSANTTPGNKKGGLSNIVEKSLGSIVKSGSSAINGVLGPGERFKQKGLIFCATPASDFVCGTLQLAAGMNLHVFTTGRGTPYGLAMAPVVKVSTRTELAQRWPDLIDIDAGRIATGRATIEELGWELFHYYLDVASGKKQTWAERHKLYNDITLFNPAPIT
- a CDS encoding AEC family transporter — encoded protein: MLAIFLETLNITAPVFAMLFLGALLKRIYWINDNFIHIASSLVFNVTMPALLFLGVLHADLHAALQADLLIYFSVATLVSFAMAWGWAIWRCPREDRGIYTQGAFRGNNGVIGLALAASMYGDYGISLGAILAALVILFYNTLSTIVLAVYSPVIKSDPWSICKSVISNPLIISVIVAAPFAYWQIGLPNWFETSARYLSQMTLPLALICIGGTLSLAALRKSGKMALSSSLVKMVGLPLLATLGAWLWGFRGAELGILFLYFGSPTAAASYVMARAADGNHELAAAIIVITTLMAAITTNLGIFVLQWGGWI
- a CDS encoding carboxymuconolactone decarboxylase family protein, which gives rise to MTDTPKTGLDMRRQVMGDAFVDRALGNATEFTQPLQDFVNEHAWGSVWSREGLPLKTRSLITLAALTALKCPQELKGHVRGALNNGCTVEEIREALLHCAVYAGVPAAIDAFRAAQEVIDSYQKPE
- a CDS encoding calcium/sodium antiporter, with amino-acid sequence MMELLGGLLLLIAGAELLVRAAVGLSARLQVRPLIIGLSVVAFGSSAPQMAVSLQATLAQNADIAVGSVIGSSIFNILVTLGLSALIIPLRVSRQLVRLDIPLMIGAALLVFVLAWNEELTRLDGMLLLMALAVYLGLLLRQSRHSGRPHPVGVDVAQMSWFKSLSMIVLGLAMLIFAGHLLLGAAVEVATDLGLSERVIGLTIVAVSTSLPELATSLIAALRGQRDIAVGNVIGSNLFNLLGVLGVTALAAPTPLSVSPNALDFDLPVMLGVAVLCLPVFYSGYRVTRAEGLLFLGLYLAYGLHVVSFTTGMPLAGQLERLMLFYVLPALLGFLLFTSLRAWRRQHHKRDLP